A window of Corallococcus macrosporus DSM 14697 contains these coding sequences:
- a CDS encoding tetratricopeptide repeat protein, with product MAVCIVATLIHLIPLLLPRNMPEQQLSIARAMPSVSQRVPFLRPLKDDAKATPAELREAAALLLDGAPDDAHTLALEAERRGPQEVETQLLLARICDVERMSRCVSASLARAEALAPRDARPELLRAELQEKDGNVEGAAESMERAHGKAPGDPLVGLRYAHLLSAAERGDEALAVLRKLEGRIPHARLLVEQGRVHSREGHDAEAVKLFREAVAEDPKLSMGYFELGLAWHRLGKMDTAEEALRQADRLDMADPKALAALCAIQLKERRIDDARLTRMDLERRFSGQPELIRQSCSLP from the coding sequence CTGGCCGTGTGCATCGTGGCGACGCTCATCCACCTCATTCCGCTCCTGCTCCCCCGGAACATGCCCGAGCAGCAGCTCTCCATCGCTCGAGCCATGCCGAGCGTGTCGCAGCGAGTCCCCTTCCTGCGTCCCCTCAAGGACGATGCGAAGGCCACCCCAGCGGAGCTACGGGAGGCCGCTGCGCTGCTGCTGGACGGCGCCCCGGATGACGCCCATACGCTGGCCTTGGAGGCCGAGCGCCGCGGTCCCCAGGAGGTGGAGACCCAGCTCCTGTTGGCGAGGATTTGCGACGTGGAGCGGATGAGCCGGTGCGTGAGCGCCTCCCTGGCGCGAGCGGAGGCGCTGGCACCACGGGATGCACGCCCGGAGCTCCTTCGAGCCGAGCTCCAGGAGAAGGACGGGAACGTCGAGGGTGCGGCCGAATCGATGGAGCGAGCCCATGGCAAGGCCCCTGGCGACCCGCTCGTGGGCCTGCGCTATGCGCACCTGCTGAGCGCGGCGGAGCGAGGGGACGAGGCACTGGCGGTGCTTCGGAAGCTCGAGGGGCGGATTCCGCACGCCAGGCTCCTGGTGGAACAGGGCCGGGTGCACAGCCGGGAGGGGCACGACGCGGAGGCGGTGAAGCTGTTCCGGGAGGCGGTGGCGGAGGATCCCAAGCTGAGCATGGGCTACTTCGAACTCGGACTCGCGTGGCACCGGTTGGGCAAGATGGACACCGCGGAAGAGGCCTTGCGGCAGGCGGACCGGCTGGACATGGCGGACCCGAAGGCGCTCGCGGCCCTCTGCGCGATTCAGCTCAAGGAGCGGCGCATCGACGACGCCCGGCTGACGCGGATGGACCTGGAGCGCCGCTTTTCCGGGCAGCCGGAGTTGATTCGCCAGTCCTGCAGCCTTCCCTGA
- a CDS encoding SlyX family protein: protein MDEKRIAELEIRYMHQQELLQELSGVLYEQQKVIDQLRAEVERLKQKLEAEPGLVDARQDERPPHY from the coding sequence ATGGACGAGAAGCGAATCGCCGAGCTGGAAATCCGCTACATGCACCAGCAGGAGCTGCTGCAGGAGCTCAGTGGCGTGCTGTACGAACAGCAGAAGGTCATCGACCAGCTCAGGGCGGAGGTGGAGCGGCTCAAGCAGAAGCTGGAAGCCGAGCCCGGCCTGGTGGACGCCCGTCAGGACGAGCGCCCACCGCATTACTGA
- a CDS encoding sterol desaturase family protein, with translation MTEAASATRSIPPRVAAFREDYRREHVGPSYSGRAHFAFTSLGALAVIGFALSRVEAGRPWEWLTVPGVFLLGNVVEFLGHRGPMHHRRRGLGLLFRRHTEQHHRFFTHEALACESARDVKMVLFPPVLLLFFLGGIAAPLGALCFTLISPNVGWLFVASAIGYYLTYEWLHFSHHLPPEHPVARLAVMKRLRRHHEAHHDPSKMQRHNFNISFPLADWLFGTTWRPGMSDRKKH, from the coding sequence ATGACCGAGGCGGCCAGCGCCACACGCTCCATTCCCCCTCGTGTGGCGGCGTTCCGCGAGGATTACCGGCGCGAGCATGTGGGCCCGAGCTACTCCGGGCGGGCACACTTCGCCTTCACCAGCCTGGGGGCGCTGGCGGTCATCGGTTTCGCCCTGTCACGGGTAGAAGCAGGCCGGCCCTGGGAGTGGCTGACGGTGCCCGGGGTCTTCCTGCTCGGGAACGTGGTGGAATTCCTGGGACACCGCGGGCCCATGCATCACCGCCGGCGGGGGCTGGGCCTGCTCTTTCGGCGCCACACCGAGCAACACCACCGCTTCTTCACGCACGAGGCCCTGGCCTGCGAATCCGCTCGGGACGTGAAGATGGTGCTCTTTCCGCCCGTGCTCCTGCTGTTCTTCCTGGGAGGCATCGCCGCGCCCCTGGGAGCGCTGTGCTTCACGCTCATCTCCCCGAACGTGGGCTGGCTCTTCGTCGCCTCGGCGATCGGCTACTACCTGACGTACGAGTGGCTTCACTTCAGTCACCACCTTCCGCCTGAGCATCCGGTCGCCCGGCTCGCGGTGATGAAGCGGCTGCGGCGCCATCATGAGGCGCACCACGACCCTTCGAAGATGCAGCGCCACAACTTCAACATCTCCTTCCCACTCGCGGACTGGCTCTTCGGCACCACCTGGCGGCCGGGGATGTCGGACCGAAAGAAGCACTGA
- the def gene encoding peptide deformylase, with amino-acid sequence MARDIVIWPHKVLTTSTKPVTDFGPPLEKLLEQMAESMKEAEGIGIAANQVGEPLRVALVGREDGTYFEIVNPQILEKKEPVTMEEGCLSVPREWEKCPRFHKVKVRYQDKAAEWHELEAEGRLAHVLQHEIDHLDGHVFVDHLSSLKRTLILDRMKKLQKVKARQKG; translated from the coding sequence ATGGCTCGCGACATCGTCATCTGGCCCCATAAGGTCCTCACCACGTCCACCAAGCCCGTGACTGACTTTGGCCCTCCGCTCGAGAAGCTCCTGGAGCAGATGGCCGAGTCCATGAAGGAAGCCGAAGGCATCGGCATCGCCGCCAATCAGGTGGGCGAGCCCCTGCGCGTGGCGCTGGTGGGGCGGGAGGACGGCACCTACTTCGAAATCGTCAACCCGCAGATTCTGGAGAAGAAGGAGCCGGTGACGATGGAGGAGGGCTGCCTCTCCGTCCCCCGAGAGTGGGAGAAGTGCCCGCGCTTCCATAAGGTGAAGGTGCGCTATCAAGATAAGGCGGCCGAGTGGCACGAGCTTGAGGCGGAAGGACGGCTCGCGCACGTGCTGCAGCACGAAATCGACCACCTCGATGGGCACGTCTTCGTGGACCACCTGTCCAGCCTCAAGCGCACGCTCATCCTGGACCGGATGAAGAAGCTTCAGAAGGTGAAGGCCCGGCAGAAGGGCTAG
- a CDS encoding nuclear transport factor 2 family protein has product MHPHAQLITDFYSAFQRRDAQAMAACYHPEVEFSDAAFPGLRRQEPGAMWLMLCERGKDLELTFRDVQADDHQGRAHWDASYTFSGTGRKVLNRIDAEFEFRDGKIVRHRDDFDFWTWSRQALGPAGLVLGWTPFLKKKVQAKARKSLDIFMRERGIPRE; this is encoded by the coding sequence ATGCACCCGCACGCCCAACTCATCACCGACTTCTACTCGGCGTTCCAACGCCGGGATGCCCAGGCCATGGCCGCCTGCTACCACCCGGAGGTGGAGTTCTCCGATGCCGCCTTCCCCGGACTCCGCCGCCAGGAGCCCGGTGCCATGTGGCTCATGCTGTGCGAGCGCGGCAAGGACCTGGAGCTCACCTTCCGCGACGTCCAGGCCGATGACCATCAGGGCCGCGCCCACTGGGATGCGAGCTACACCTTCAGCGGCACCGGCCGGAAGGTGCTCAACCGCATCGACGCCGAGTTCGAGTTCCGCGACGGGAAGATTGTCCGGCACCGCGACGACTTCGACTTCTGGACCTGGTCCCGCCAGGCGCTCGGGCCCGCGGGGCTGGTGCTTGGATGGACGCCCTTCTTGAAGAAGAAGGTCCAGGCCAAGGCCCGCAAGTCACTGGACATCTTCATGCGCGAGCGCGGCATCCCCAGGGAGTAA
- a CDS encoding DUF2378 family protein → MDKVDVNIARDLEARLALATKDDMARGLFFNGVVSAVRTLGGDAAVERCLAASGESRFIDFFNYPVAAFLKMSFTAAQVMSAEHGGFEGALRRMGVVATTDFLSSAAGKTLLLLASDSPKRLVGNLHSGYRAAVSYGERGVKWTGDTSGIFMMKRDFMPPAYHEGTLQAVIEAVGGKQVQVHGRQTGPLDTEYTLSWQ, encoded by the coding sequence ATGGACAAGGTGGATGTGAACATCGCCAGGGACCTGGAAGCGCGGCTGGCGCTGGCGACGAAGGACGACATGGCCCGCGGCCTCTTCTTCAATGGCGTGGTGTCGGCCGTGCGCACCCTGGGGGGTGACGCGGCGGTGGAGCGCTGTCTGGCGGCCAGCGGCGAGTCGCGCTTCATCGACTTCTTCAACTACCCGGTGGCCGCCTTCCTGAAGATGTCCTTCACGGCGGCGCAGGTGATGAGCGCGGAGCACGGCGGCTTCGAAGGCGCGCTGCGGCGCATGGGCGTGGTGGCCACGACGGACTTCCTCTCCTCGGCTGCGGGCAAGACGTTGTTGTTGCTGGCGTCGGACAGCCCGAAGCGGCTGGTGGGCAACCTGCACTCGGGCTACCGGGCGGCGGTCAGCTACGGCGAGCGCGGCGTGAAGTGGACGGGAGACACCAGCGGCATCTTCATGATGAAGCGGGACTTCATGCCGCCCGCCTACCACGAGGGCACGCTCCAGGCCGTCATCGAGGCGGTGGGGGGCAAGCAGGTCCAGGTGCACGGCCGCCAGACGGGGCCGCTGGACACCGAATACACGTTGTCGTGGCAGTAG
- a CDS encoding 3-oxoacyl-ACP synthase III family protein: protein MTPNVCVVGAGAFVPSRVVSNERIARAIPGWPAARIEEKVGIRERRFLWDIDETTGRALPPPENDGHIYPANNTDMCEVALRKALAQAGVDPQELDALFVVTCTPDAPHFNHDAMELHRRLELREDAFGLVVDDGCGGTPYVLDLVKKMMDGGRFRTVAVVASAFTSPLVNREVYTDELPPGPGRSKTLQGYLSMYVFGDGAGAVVLQSKPGEPGAQGILASFSGNAHGDLVIRKGGGLLKLPYQPGRMRPADMAFVVDGFRVARSYPEYMQKCLDAVLGPRPELRSEVERYYFHQPNKRVMDAFVERAGLPREAVACNVDRYGNTSAAGMLILLAEDLEAGRVRLGSGDLVVVAAVGANIHYGAQLVRL from the coding sequence ATGACACCCAATGTCTGTGTCGTCGGTGCAGGTGCCTTCGTTCCTTCACGCGTGGTGAGCAACGAGCGCATCGCCAGGGCGATTCCGGGCTGGCCGGCGGCGCGCATCGAAGAGAAGGTGGGCATCCGCGAGCGCCGCTTCCTCTGGGACATTGATGAGACGACGGGGCGGGCGCTGCCGCCGCCGGAGAACGACGGGCACATCTACCCGGCCAACAACACGGACATGTGCGAGGTGGCGCTCCGCAAGGCGCTCGCCCAGGCGGGGGTGGACCCCCAGGAGCTGGACGCGCTCTTCGTGGTGACCTGCACGCCGGATGCGCCGCACTTCAACCACGACGCCATGGAGCTGCATCGGCGGCTGGAGCTGCGCGAGGACGCCTTTGGCCTGGTGGTGGATGACGGCTGCGGCGGCACGCCGTACGTGTTGGACCTGGTGAAGAAGATGATGGACGGAGGGCGCTTCCGCACGGTGGCGGTGGTGGCCTCGGCGTTCACGTCTCCGCTGGTGAACCGCGAGGTCTACACCGACGAGCTCCCGCCCGGGCCTGGCCGTTCGAAGACGCTGCAGGGCTATCTCTCCATGTATGTCTTCGGAGACGGCGCGGGGGCGGTGGTGCTCCAGTCGAAGCCGGGCGAGCCGGGCGCGCAGGGCATCCTGGCCTCCTTCTCCGGCAACGCGCACGGAGATTTGGTCATCCGCAAGGGCGGAGGGTTGTTGAAGCTGCCCTATCAGCCGGGGCGGATGCGTCCGGCGGACATGGCCTTCGTGGTGGATGGCTTCCGGGTGGCGCGCAGCTATCCTGAGTACATGCAGAAGTGCCTCGACGCGGTCCTCGGCCCCCGTCCGGAGCTGCGCTCGGAGGTGGAGCGGTATTACTTCCACCAGCCGAACAAGCGGGTGATGGACGCGTTCGTGGAGCGGGCGGGGCTGCCGCGTGAGGCGGTGGCGTGCAACGTGGACCGGTACGGGAACACCTCCGCTGCGGGGATGCTCATCCTGCTGGCCGAGGACCTGGAAGCGGGCCGCGTGCGTCTGGGCAGTGGTGACCTGGTCGTGGTGGCCGCGGTGGGCGCGAACATCCACTACGGCGCGCAACTCGTGAGGTTGTAA
- a CDS encoding cell wall protein has protein sequence MSIANALGEIFRRELDAQLVPLQEAVRRMEEGLEALELLRAVTHRLAPLTSRLGAMAGVRPAAAALESTRARGGRKQAVAATRSRASGVKTAEARPVGGRARAEEGSRACAVIGCDRPSRSKGYCSAHYQKLRLLMRTNRRPAAWADDAPPQSVEEVTLPRGRAASKALREGGVSDQTPAPAPAAKQDSADAAEQTSATGKKARAAKKAAGARRGAAAKKTSAAKKAPAAKKAAGARKGAAVKKTSAAKKAPAAKKAPAAKKAPAAKKAAGARKGAAAKKAPAKGGRKVKATAAKAGKRKRAGKSSAQGSLF, from the coding sequence ATGTCCATTGCGAATGCTCTTGGCGAAATCTTCCGGCGCGAACTCGATGCGCAGTTGGTCCCGTTGCAGGAGGCGGTCCGGCGCATGGAGGAAGGCCTGGAGGCCCTGGAGTTGCTGCGCGCGGTGACGCACCGCCTGGCGCCGCTGACCAGCCGTCTTGGCGCCATGGCGGGCGTGAGGCCGGCCGCGGCCGCGCTGGAGTCCACGCGGGCAAGGGGGGGCAGGAAGCAGGCCGTCGCGGCGACGCGGAGCCGGGCTTCCGGAGTGAAGACCGCCGAGGCCCGGCCGGTGGGTGGCCGGGCGCGCGCGGAGGAAGGTTCGCGGGCGTGCGCCGTCATTGGCTGCGACCGGCCCAGCCGTTCCAAGGGCTACTGCTCGGCGCACTACCAGAAGCTGCGGCTGCTGATGCGGACCAACCGCCGTCCCGCGGCGTGGGCGGACGACGCGCCTCCGCAGTCGGTGGAGGAAGTGACGCTCCCGCGAGGCCGCGCCGCCAGCAAGGCGCTGCGTGAGGGCGGCGTGAGCGATCAGACGCCCGCTCCGGCCCCGGCGGCGAAGCAGGACTCCGCCGACGCCGCGGAGCAGACCTCCGCCACCGGGAAGAAGGCGCGGGCCGCGAAGAAGGCCGCGGGCGCCAGGAGGGGCGCGGCGGCGAAGAAGACCTCGGCCGCGAAGAAGGCCCCGGCGGCGAAGAAGGCCGCGGGCGCCAGGAAGGGCGCGGCGGTGAAGAAGACCTCGGCGGCGAAGAAGGCCCCGGCGGCGAAGAAGGCCCCGGCGGCGAAGAAGGCGCCGGCGGCGAAGAAGGCCGCGGGTGCCAGGAAGGGCGCTGCGGCGAAGAAGGCCCCGGCCAAGGGCGGCCGCAAGGTCAAGGCCACCGCGGCCAAGGCCGGCAAGCGCAAGAGGGCAGGCAAGTCCTCCGCGCAGGGCTCCCTGTTCTGA
- a CDS encoding AAA family ATPase yields the protein MSQAPTPVRFKGTDTYLTHESLQAAVNCALTLQRPLLVKGEPGTGKTLLAEAIAEALGQRLITWHVKSTTRAQDGLYVYDTVQRLYDSRFGDGDVRDIRKYIRQGPLGEAFSSPERVVLLIDEVDKADLEFPNDLLHELDRMRFRVTETGDEVVAKHRPVVVITSNNEKELPDAFLRRCVFHFIDFPDVDLMRRIVDVHHPGLDSTLAEQALKIFYELRSFTRLRKKPSTSELIDWIAVLKAQGINDLKLDEQLPFLGALLKKEQDLVSVAEGFSRGRRPRA from the coding sequence ATGAGCCAGGCGCCCACTCCCGTCCGCTTCAAAGGCACCGACACCTACCTGACCCACGAGAGCCTCCAGGCCGCGGTCAACTGCGCGCTGACGCTCCAGCGCCCCCTGCTGGTGAAGGGCGAGCCCGGCACCGGCAAGACGCTGCTGGCGGAGGCCATCGCCGAGGCCCTGGGGCAGCGGCTCATCACCTGGCACGTGAAGAGCACCACCCGCGCGCAGGACGGCCTCTACGTCTACGACACCGTGCAGCGGCTGTATGACTCGCGCTTCGGCGACGGCGACGTGCGAGACATCCGCAAGTACATCCGCCAGGGCCCGCTGGGCGAGGCCTTCTCCTCCCCCGAGCGCGTGGTGCTGCTCATCGACGAGGTGGACAAGGCGGACCTGGAGTTCCCCAACGACCTGCTCCACGAGCTGGACCGGATGCGCTTCCGCGTCACCGAGACGGGCGACGAGGTGGTGGCGAAGCACCGCCCCGTGGTGGTGATTACGTCCAACAACGAGAAGGAGCTGCCCGACGCCTTCCTGCGCCGGTGCGTGTTCCACTTCATCGACTTCCCGGACGTGGACCTGATGCGCCGCATCGTCGACGTGCACCACCCGGGCCTGGACAGCACGCTGGCGGAGCAGGCGCTGAAAATCTTCTACGAGCTGCGCAGCTTCACCCGCCTGCGCAAGAAGCCCTCCACCAGCGAGCTCATCGACTGGATTGCCGTGCTCAAGGCGCAGGGCATCAACGACCTCAAGCTGGACGAGCAGCTCCCCTTCCTGGGCGCGCTGCTGAAGAAGGAGCAGGACCTGGTCTCCGTGGCAGAGGGCTTCTCACGCGGGCGCCGGCCCCGGGCCTAG
- a CDS encoding vWA domain-containing protein — MFLPFFYELRRRGLKVGAQEALALAGALRAGLHDSHLDGFYHVARALLVHSETQLDTFDQAFLAHFQGVETASLELTQELLNWLEEARERPDLSPEELALLEQLDPEEIRRLFEERLKEQKERHDGGNRWVGTGGTSPFGNSGFGREGIRVGGGAGNRQGRALMQAGARRYAGYRDDVVLDTRQMAVALRKLRAFARDGAPDELDVDESIAATARNAGELEVVTRPPRRPNTRVVLAMDVGGSMDPYAALVSRLFSVASQATHFKELRTYYFHNCVYGKLYATPQLTGGITVPELVAQVGRHHKLVMVGDASMAPYELSIRTDAEGHYKTDGLEGLTWLMQLSQHFERNVWLNPEPMGTWRSGTISVIARVFPMFALTVEGLGEAVAHLTRGRTVRGAAARR; from the coding sequence ATGTTCCTGCCCTTCTTCTACGAGCTGCGCCGGCGCGGGCTGAAGGTCGGCGCGCAAGAAGCGCTGGCGCTGGCCGGCGCGCTGCGCGCGGGCCTGCACGACAGCCACCTGGACGGCTTCTACCATGTGGCCCGGGCGCTGCTGGTGCACTCGGAGACGCAGCTCGACACGTTCGACCAGGCCTTCCTCGCGCACTTCCAGGGCGTGGAGACGGCGAGCCTGGAGCTGACACAGGAGCTGCTCAACTGGCTGGAGGAGGCGCGCGAGCGGCCGGACCTGAGCCCCGAGGAGCTGGCGCTGCTGGAGCAGTTGGACCCGGAGGAGATTCGCCGGCTCTTCGAGGAGCGCCTGAAGGAGCAGAAGGAGCGCCACGACGGCGGCAACCGCTGGGTGGGCACGGGCGGGACGTCCCCCTTCGGCAACAGCGGCTTCGGACGCGAGGGCATCCGCGTGGGCGGCGGCGCGGGCAACCGGCAGGGCCGCGCGCTGATGCAGGCCGGGGCCCGGAGGTACGCTGGCTACCGCGATGACGTGGTGCTGGACACGCGGCAGATGGCGGTGGCGCTGCGCAAGCTGCGCGCCTTCGCCCGGGACGGCGCGCCGGACGAGCTGGACGTGGACGAGTCCATCGCCGCCACCGCGCGCAACGCCGGTGAGCTGGAGGTGGTGACGCGGCCGCCGCGCCGGCCCAACACGCGCGTGGTGCTGGCCATGGACGTGGGCGGCTCCATGGACCCGTACGCGGCCCTGGTGAGCCGGCTGTTCAGCGTGGCCAGCCAGGCGACGCACTTCAAGGAGCTGCGGACCTACTACTTCCACAACTGCGTCTACGGGAAGCTGTACGCCACGCCGCAGCTCACCGGCGGCATCACCGTGCCGGAGCTGGTGGCGCAGGTGGGGCGGCACCACAAGCTGGTCATGGTGGGGGATGCCTCCATGGCGCCGTACGAGCTGTCCATCCGCACCGACGCGGAGGGGCACTACAAGACGGACGGCCTGGAAGGGCTGACGTGGCTGATGCAGCTTTCGCAGCACTTCGAGCGCAACGTGTGGCTCAACCCCGAGCCCATGGGCACGTGGCGCTCGGGGACCATCTCCGTGATTGCCCGCGTGTTCCCCATGTTCGCCCTGACAGTGGAGGGCCTGGGTGAAGCCGTTGCGCACCTGACGCGGGGACGGACCGTGAGGGGCGCGGCGGCGCGGCGCTGA